The region GGGAGGGCGAGGAGACCATCGACCGTCAGGACAGTCGACGTGAACCAGGTGAGGCTCGGTTTCGACCGGTCGCTGCCCTCCCGGCTCGGCGGCTTGGAAGTGACGCCGTCCGGCACCGTGCACGCGCCGCGACTGTGGCACGGGCCAGACCGGCGATGGCATCGAGGTTGCCGGAGGACTCTGGCTGTGGATTTCCACGGTGGCTACAGGTCCGCCGCCGCGACACCAAGCCTCGGCCTGAAGGTCGGCATCCGGGGGGATCCAAGGCGGGAGGAATCACCGTTGCCAAGCCGCAAACGTTAGACGTTGCGTGTTTCGTTTCCGGATCCGCCTACCGTTTGGGTATGGGGGCCATGCCCAGCACCGTGCCTACCGGTTCGACTGGGGTTTCCGGCTGCGGCGGTGACACTCCCTCCTCTCCTTGGCCGATCCACCCGCCGAGACGCCCGCGCACCGGGCCTACAAGCCCTACTACGCCAATATGCTCTCGGCCCAGAAGGCCCTGCCGAACGCGGGAAGCCCGGCCAGGATCGCCCGGGCGATCCACCGCACGGCCACGACTCCGAAGGGTAGGCCGCACATCGTGTCCGGGCTGGATGCGAAGCTGCTGCTGCTCGTCAAGCGGCTTCTGCCGCAGCGAGCCTTTCAGCGACTCCAGACCCGCGCGGTCCTTGCGCCCGCCTCGAAGGCGCAGACCGCGTTCATGCGGCTGACCTTCGGCAGGAACCAGCCACCGCTCCGCATGGACCTGCCCGACGACTTGCCTTGACGCCGCGGAGCACCCCCCATGGAGACATTTGCCTCGGTCGTGCTTGGTGAAGCCTCGGGATGTCAGAGGGCGATTGGGTTGGAGTTGCATGCGAGAGACCCCGTAGTATCGGCGGATCCGCAAGCATTCCGGCTTTCCCCTCGCGGCATGTCGTCGCCACACGCTTGAAAGGCCCCGGCACGACCGAACTCGGGAAGGCGACAAGACGCGCGGGAGTCCCGCCCATTCCGATCCGCCTTTTCCGCTCCCGCGCCACTGTCCAGCAAAGTCCAATCAACGACAGGAAACGCAGATCGTGCAGCCCTGTAATCAGTTAGCCGATTTCCTGCCGGGATTCAGGCCCTTACCATTCCGCCGACGCGCCAAGACCGACTAGGTGGACGCCCGGATGCTGGCCACCATGGCAACGGCAATCGAAGACCTGCCGCGCGACCTAGGCGCGGTCGGAGGGGCAGCGCGACCTTGCCGAGCTCCAGTAGATCCGCGACGCGCTGGTCAAGGATCGGACCGCGACCACTTGGCGAGCTGATCGTACGCGATTCAGGATGGCTGACGGGAAGACCCCTCTACGGGGACATCTCGCCGAGCCGTGTTTTGGTTCCGTCTGCCGTTCCGCTGACTTCACGAAGAGCGTCTGCCATAATGCCACACGCCGAGCCGATCACTCCGATTCCCGCGAACATCGCGGCGGTGGCTAGAATCCTACCGCCAGCCGTCACCGGATAGACATCCCCATACCCTACCGTAGTGAGGGTAATGACCGCCCACCACAAACCATCAAGTACTGAACCGAAGACCGCCGGCTGCGCGTCGTGCTCCAAGTGGAACATTCCGAAGCCTGCGGTGACGATCATCACTCCTGTCCCAGTCAATAGCACACCTGCCTCGTCCTTTGCGGCTGCCATAGCTCTTCCGACCTTGGCGACAGCGCTGCTTCGTCCAGCGAGTCTGGTCGTTGAGCGGAAGAGACGGAAAAGGCGAAACGCTCGAAGTGCCTTTAGGTCGAATCCCGTGAACAGCCACAACGGCATGATGGCGAGCGTGTCCATCATCCCCATGAAACTGAACACATACTTCCGCCAATCACTCGCTCGGCGGATCCGCAGGCACCACTCGATCGCGAAGAGCAGCCAAGTGCCCACACCGGTCCAGTAGAACACCTTCGCGAGTACCGGCGAGCGCAGGGACGGTCTCAGCCCCTTGAAGCAGGATGTCCGCACCGATGATGGCGAGCACGGTGCGCTCGGTTCGGTCAGAGAATGGAGGGGGTTGTCTCATAGCAGCAAGTCTCTTGGGGTTGGATTGGCGAAAGAGCAAAGGACCATCATTGCCTCAAGCTCAGAGTAGCGACGCCGAGCGTGTAGGGTTCAGTCCGCGCCGCCGGGAACCTGTAGAAGGGAACCTTCCCGAACCAGGGAACCGTCCTCCACAAGTCCGTCCAGAACTGCTCGGAACCGTTCCACGATCTTCCGGCCCGCGTGCTTGAAGCCGAATAGGCGAGTCGCTTCCCGCACTGCGTCGCGGGGCTCGATGCCGTAGCTTGCCCTCACGACGTAAATCAGGGCTGTGGCGATCTCCTCGAATGGGATCCGCGATGGATTGCGAAGTGACCGGGGCAAAGTGTCGTTCCGCTCACGAACCTCCTCAACGGTTTCCTGTTCTGGCCGCCACAGGAAGCCGTGGGCGTCGATTCTGCACAGACCTCGTCGGACTGCCTCTTGCGCCCCCAACGTCATCTGCTTTCGGATCCGGGAGCCGGAGCGGCCGACGCCCGCCGCCGTACGGATCCGCTGCGTGACCTCGTCGAGGTGGACCGGGCTCTCGACCTCGACGACGCGGCTGATCCACTTGGCCAACTGGCCGGGCGGCGTTTCGTGCAGGGGCGCCCAGAGCCCGCCGATACGGAGGTCGGCGACCTTGTAAGGACGAGTAGGCGCGGCAGGTTCCACCTCGGGTTCCGGCTCCCGCTTCAGGGGCTGCACGGGTCTCCCGGACGGCTCGGGCTCGGGCGCCGGGTCGTCCGACGGCGTCAACGCCGCCACTTGGGCCATACGGATCGCCATCTCGGCCTTGCCGAGCTCCAGCTCGGGATTGCGGAACCAGTCCGTGCTCCAGATGCGGTGGATCTTCCAGCCCAGACCCTCGAGCACCTGCTGCCGGAGCCGGTCGCGGTCCCGGGCGGAGCGAGCGCTGTGGTAGGCGGCGCCGTCGCACTCGATGCCGAGGACATACCGTCCCGGCCGTGACGAGTCCCGCACCGCCAGATCGATGAAGAACCCGGCCGATCCCACCTGGTGGTCGACATCGAAGTCCAGCGCGCGCAACCTGGCCGCGACGGCTTCCTCGAACGGGGAGTCGGCCTCGCGCCCCGTAACACGGGGGATGTCGATGTTCCCCGTCTCGGCGTACTCCAGGAAGGTCTTGAGCGCGTCGACTCCCCGAGCCTTGGACCGCCGCAGGTCCAGATCCCCGCCAACGAAGTTGCAGTACACCACGCAGCGCCGGCGCGCCCGCGTGATCAACACGTTCAGGCGCCGCTCGCCACCCTCGCGGTTCAGCGGCCCGAAGTTCATCGGCAGATAGGAGCCGTCGATCTTGCCGTAGCCGATGCTGATCAGGATCACGTCGCGCTCGTCGCCCTGAACGTTTTCCAGGTTCTTGACGAAGAAGGGCTCCTCGGGGTGCCCCGCGAAGAACTCTTCGCACGAGGGATCGCGGCGGCGCAGGATGTCGACCTCGTCCTCGATGCGCCGCGCCTGCACGTTGCTGAACGCTGCCACGCCGAGGGTCAGCCCGGGTGTCGCGCGAGCGTGCTCCATTACGGCTTTCGCAACCGTCTTCGCCTCGGCGGTATTGATCCCGCGGCGCTGGTAGTGGGCCTCGGGGTCGTGGCGGAAGACAAGGCCGGTGTCCAGCTTGCCCGCGTCGGGGCTTGGGAAGACCATCAGGCGGTTGTCGTAGAACTCGTGGTTCGACACGGTGATCAGCGACTCGTGGCGGCTGCGGTAGTGCCACTTGAGCATCCGCTCCGGCGCCCCCTGCGCGCAGAACATGCCCAGAATGCTCTCCAGATCGGCGGTCTGGCTTGCGTCGTCCTCGCCGTCATCGGCCATGCGGTCGAAGAAGCTCGTCGGCGGGAGCTGCTTGCTGTCGCCCACGACCACCGCCTGCCTGCCCCGAATGATCGCCCCCAACGCCTCGACCGGACGCACCTGGCTCGCCTCGTCGAACACGACCAGGTCGAAGACGACCGACCCCGGCGGGATGTACTTGGCGATCGACAGCGGGCTCATCATGAATACCGGCTTGATGCTCTGGATCGCGCGCCCCGCGTCCGTCATCAGCCGCCGGACCGGCAGGTGACGACGCTTCTTCTGAAACTCCCGCCTGAGCACGCCAAGCTGGCCGCCTCCGTGCTGGCGTGGAAGCTGCTTCCAATGCCGCTCGGCGATCAGCGCCCGGTTGTGATGAAACTGCGCCATGTCCAGCTCACGGAACCGCTCCACGACGCCCGCGTGCGTGGCGCCGTCGAACTCGGCGAGCGTGGGGCGTTCCCGAAAGGCCAGGTCCAGCCACGCGGCGTAGCATGCGTGGTCGAAGAGGGGCGTCAGCTGCCGGCGAGCGTCCTCCCGCGACGCCGCGGCCTCCGCCACCTCCGCAATCCCCGCGTCGACGGCCTTCCGTTCGAGCTGGTTGAAGCGCACAACCTGGTGAGCCGAAGCGATCTCGTCGTGGGCGTCCCGCAGCCAGGTGTCCAAGTTGCCGTAGGTGCGCTCCTCCAGTGACTCGCCGGGCTCGACCCGATCGGCCCGCAGCTCCATGGCGGCGGTGAGCGCACCCAGCGCGTCGCGGACCGCTTCCATCCCGCGCTCGCAGGCGTCGGCGGCGGATTCCAGGTCGGAGCGCCGGGGCGGGTCGTCGAGCAGCGCGTGGATGTCCAGATCGATCAGCCCACGGGATTTGTCCCGGTGAAGGCGCAGGAGCCACTCCACGGCGTCGGCAAAGCTCCGGTGCGCGTCCACGCGGTCGCCCAGCGCGAGCTTGGGGAAAAGCCGCGCCACGAGGTCGTTCGATTCGGCGATCGCGCGGCGCAGCCGGCCGGCTTCCAGGATCGCGTCGACGAGTTGGATCTGTTTGGGGACAGTGTCGGGCGCCTCGCCGCGGCAGAGCCCCCGCACCTGACGGCTCGCATCACGGAACGGGCGCGAGAGGAAGCGCCACCACTTGTCGCCGTAACCACGCAACGCCTGGCGCGCGTCCAGCACGTCGTGGTCCCACGCCTCGGGCATGAGGACACGGTCGTGGCGCGCGCGGATCTCGGCGTAGCGGCGGGCGGGCCTCGCGACCTCCGCGATGCGCTCGGCGTCGGCCGCCCAACCGGGATGGCGGTGATCCGCCCCCAGCAGTGCCGGAGCTTCCGCCACCCTTCGCGCGGTGCGGGTCGCCCGTTCGAGATCGTCGCGCTTCAAACCCCCAAACACCGCGTTGCGGCGAAGCACGGTGCCGAGCGCGTCGGACTCGCGGTTGAGAAGCCGGACGGCGGCGGACGCATCGGCGAGGAGTTCGCGGACCCGGTGCGCGTCGGTGGGCACGAAGTGGAGACGGCCGCACGGCCACCACAGATGCCAGCGCGGGATGCCGATCGCCGTGACCAGCTCCTGCATTTCGCGGACCAGGGCGCGGCGGCGGGCGAAGTCCTCGGCGTTCCACGACACCGAGCCGCGGATCGCGAGCCCCCTGCCCTCGACCTCCAG is a window of Gammaproteobacteria bacterium DNA encoding:
- a CDS encoding ion transporter, coding for MFYWTGVGTWLLFAIEWCLRIRRASDWRKYVFSFMGMMDTLAIMPLWLFTGFDLKALRAFRLFRLFRSTTRLAGRSSAVAKVGRAMAAAKDEAGVLLTGTGVMIVTAGFGMFHLEHDAQPAVFGSVLDGLWWAVITLTTVGYGDVYPVTAGGRILATAAMFAGIGVIGSACGIMADALREVSGTADGTKTRLGEMSP
- a CDS encoding DUF3320 domain-containing protein, with product MSPRAIPTALEVERSRRDSLLDLSLRNPLLNFRPSKRRGLEVVDELSREIFRMLVDGERIMYFLAAPEEQAAPEAPDDAPADVPAELLALLAEPATDPNGTAARHTDNKLQTALTLARLNLRLRETFRQARLSIEEQGVNILYLALGMLRWYESDSSDVERRAPLVLIPVKLTRSGVRENFKLSWTKDDIEPNLSLEAKLKQDFNVRLPEMPSEDDLDVDDYLARVERAVARQPRWSVERNEIHLNFFSFSKLLIYKNLDPASWPEENRPADHPLVQQLFGSGGFADEPSEFSEEGHANGDLGEAGLHPVVDADSSQTLAVLDTMNGRNLVIQGPPGTGKSQTITNLIGEALARGRTVLFVAEKMAALEVVKRRLDTVHLGDACLELHSHKTNKRAALDELSRTLALGRPTTPDGTEDRVLLEADRKRLNDYSHAVNTPVAQSDLTPHELVGRLAALDADGLEVEGRGLAIRGSVSWNAEDFARRRALVREMQELVTAIGIPRWHLWWPCGRLHFVPTDAHRVRELLADASAAVRLLNRESDALGTVLRRNAVFGGLKRDDLERATRTARRVAEAPALLGADHRHPGWAADAERIAEVARPARRYAEIRARHDRVLMPEAWDHDVLDARQALRGYGDKWWRFLSRPFRDASRQVRGLCRGEAPDTVPKQIQLVDAILEAGRLRRAIAESNDLVARLFPKLALGDRVDAHRSFADAVEWLLRLHRDKSRGLIDLDIHALLDDPPRRSDLESAADACERGMEAVRDALGALTAAMELRADRVEPGESLEERTYGNLDTWLRDAHDEIASAHQVVRFNQLERKAVDAGIAEVAEAAASREDARRQLTPLFDHACYAAWLDLAFRERPTLAEFDGATHAGVVERFRELDMAQFHHNRALIAERHWKQLPRQHGGGQLGVLRREFQKKRRHLPVRRLMTDAGRAIQSIKPVFMMSPLSIAKYIPPGSVVFDLVVFDEASQVRPVEALGAIIRGRQAVVVGDSKQLPPTSFFDRMADDGEDDASQTADLESILGMFCAQGAPERMLKWHYRSRHESLITVSNHEFYDNRLMVFPSPDAGKLDTGLVFRHDPEAHYQRRGINTAEAKTVAKAVMEHARATPGLTLGVAAFSNVQARRIEDEVDILRRRDPSCEEFFAGHPEEPFFVKNLENVQGDERDVILISIGYGKIDGSYLPMNFGPLNREGGERRLNVLITRARRRCVVYCNFVGGDLDLRRSKARGVDALKTFLEYAETGNIDIPRVTGREADSPFEEAVAARLRALDFDVDHQVGSAGFFIDLAVRDSSRPGRYVLGIECDGAAYHSARSARDRDRLRQQVLEGLGWKIHRIWSTDWFRNPELELGKAEMAIRMAQVAALTPSDDPAPEPEPSGRPVQPLKREPEPEVEPAAPTRPYKVADLRIGGLWAPLHETPPGQLAKWISRVVEVESPVHLDEVTQRIRTAAGVGRSGSRIRKQMTLGAQEAVRRGLCRIDAHGFLWRPEQETVEEVRERNDTLPRSLRNPSRIPFEEIATALIYVVRASYGIEPRDAVREATRLFGFKHAGRKIVERFRAVLDGLVEDGSLVREGSLLQVPGGAD